The Engraulis encrasicolus isolate BLACKSEA-1 chromosome 11, IST_EnEncr_1.0, whole genome shotgun sequence nucleotide sequence gcatgcatgcatactatTTCATATATGTGTCTCCACATGCCTTCACTCATGTATTTGTGTATTGTTGTGTATTGTCTTCTTCAGCTGGCGGAGGCACTGCAGAGCTCCACGCAGTCCAGTGCGGAGTTGAGCCTGCAGCAGAAGCTGAGAGCGGAGGCCCAGCTGAgggtggaggagctggaggagagccTCCTGGAGAAGAACCAGGAGATGCTGAGGCTACAGCAGATCGTCAGCAGACTGCAGGGAGAGGTACGGCCTGTTACCATAACACATAGATTCATAGACATAtgaatcatatacagtatactgttgtaAGATAAATATAAGATATGAGAACCAagagatgagtagagtagagtagagtagagttactttattgatccccagggggaaattcatgcTCAGGTTACAACCGATCATCAGCAGACTGCAGTGAGAGGTACGACAAGTTATCATAAGACATGTTTCATATacgtttcatatacagtatactgttgtaAGATAAATATAAGATCAATGACGTCGCTAAGATACGCCTCCGGAATTTTGAGGCGAAATACTCTCACAAACCAGTCGCGGTTGCATCAAAAACGTGGAATGGGACAAATGGCAAATTACTAACAGAAGAACCAGGAGATGCTCTGGCTACAGTATTAGGTCTGGAGACAATAGATCAGACTCCAGGGAGAGATAAAAGGAAATGAAATACAATGCATACATagctgtactgtactgaatgCTAATTAAAATGCACATATGTGTGTTCACTAGGTGTCCGGTAAGCTGATTGATAAGGAGCAGACGCTGGAGGAGGAGATCCAGCTTCGGGAGCGTATCCAGCTGCAGTGCAAGCAGGCCGAGAGGCACCTGGAGGACGTGCAGATGGAGCTGCACACTGCCAAGCAGGCCAAAGAGGACCTGGCTAAACAACTTAAAGGAACAcaggtacatgcatacacatctaCACACTACATACTATATATACTACACACACCGCCAAGCAGGCCAAAGAGGACCTGGCTAAACAACTCAAGGGAACAAAGGTACATATACACTAtatacacattatatacacatacaATAATAATACACATATAATATTGCATAAACATTACACATACACTGCCAAGCAGGATAAAGAGCTGGCTTTATATTTACCTGGCTGAACAGCTCAAGGGAACACAGGTACATAATATACACTATAGTatacacatattatacacagtatacacacaccgcCAAGCAGGCCAAAGAGGACCTGGCTAAACAGCTTACGTAAAGGAACACAGGTATATATTCGCATtatatacactatacagtatatacacacactgcCAAGCAGGCTAAAGAGTACCTGGCTAAACAAtttaaaagccacacacacatatacaagtatACAGTACGTATAAATTCTGTGCCGGTGTCTAaagcgtgtgtgtgggggtgtgttgtgttttcagaagaatatagtgtgtgtgtgtgggggtgtgttgtgttttcagaagaatatagtgtgtgtgtgtgtgtgtgtgtgtgtgtgtgtgtgtgtgtgtgtgtgtgtgtgtgtgtgtgtgtgtgtgtgtgtgttgtgttgtgttgtgttgtgttgtgttgtgttgtgttgtgttttcagaACAatataacatgtgtgtgtgttgtgttgtgttttcaggAGCGCCTCATTGACCTGGAGAGCGACCTGGAGGAGATGCACGACAGCGAGCAGAGATGGGCAGCCAAGCACAAGAGGGCCCTAGAACAGGTGtgtagcggagtgtgtgtgtgaagcgctgtgtgtgtgtgtgtgtgtgtgtgtgtgtgtgtgtgtgtgtgtgtgtgtgtgtgtgtgtgtgtgtgtgtgtgtgtgtgtgtgtgtgtgtgtgtgtgtgtgtgtgtggcactctgtgggtgtgtgtgggtgtgtgtgtacgtctgcgtctgtgtgcgcgtgcgcgtgcgcgtgcgtgcatttgtgtgcgcgtgtgtgtatgtgaggggatAGTGTTTCTTAGTATGTGTCTACATGTCTGTATCAGCCTGTTATGTATACTCATTTGCCCAATGCTTCCTTCCTGTGTTGCAGACTGAGCAGCTTCAGCTGAAACTGATCCAGGAGAAAGACCAGACCGACCAGCTGGACTGTGAGAAGACCATTCTggagagacaggtgtgtgtgctgAACACATCACACTAGCGTGCCTTTAACACAGCgcaattattgtattgtattgtgtgtgtattgtaatgtattgtattgcattgtcttGTACAGTAGTGCAATGTATTGTGttatattgtattctattgtcttgtattctattctattcagtagAATCAACCTACTGTTATTTTAAAAGAAGCACCACAACAGTATTAGGCTGCACACAtcactttactttttttttttttttatcagcatTAATGCTTACTCCCAGGCATATCTCTTCCTTGTATAGTATTCCATTCCCTTGCTCCCATACTTACCACATAATATCTTTTGTCCTTTGTGAATTTCATTGTACATGAAACTTTATAATAGCAGTCAAAGTTTTGAAGTTTTGTATGTAGTCAAATCTATTCTGTTGTGTTCTATTTTGTTCTTTTCAATTCGATTCTATTCATATGGAAGTTATATTGTAccctattgtattatattgtattgttttgtattgttCTGTATTGTATCgcactgtattgtaatgtattgtaatataatatattgtgTTCTAACAGGTGAAAAGTTTGCGTTCAGAGCTGGATGAGCTGCAGAACTCCAAGGTGCAGGATGATGTCATCAGCAGAGTAGAGGGCAGAGTCAAGGATCTGGAGAACACcctcagagcagaggagaggtcaGCACACtatgctacacacacgcacgcacacgcacacacacacacacacacacacacacacacacacacacacacacacacacacacacacacacacacacacacacacacacacactagcgtttCATGAGTGACTAGTGCTCAATGAGTTTTGGCTCATCCATTTTGGAtctgggggcagtcgtggcccaatagttaaggagatgggatccgaaggttgcaggttcaaaatccactcctccactccctaCATACTTCACtctatagctgaagtgcccttgagcaaggcaccttaccccacattgcttcagggactgtaaccaataccttgtaataaactaagtcgctttggataaaaaaaataatgaaatgtaatgattCCACTGCACCCTGTGGCATTGGTGAAGCCTAGAATGAATTCATCAGGTTCtaatgtgtgtctagtgtgtgaatatttataatgtgtgtgttatgtatgttttttgaggaccctctcgaaaacgagatttttatctcaagaggctatcctccaataaagaaatttgaaataaTATGATCTCTCATGTTGCCTTGTCTCCTCAGGAGCAAGTCGGTGATGGCCAACACCATAAACAAGCAGGAGAGGAGGATCAACGAGCTGACAgaccagctggaggaggagagcaggatcgCCACCGAGCAGAGAGACCTGGTAGgattacatcacattatattagcctttattgtctcttcaggagagaactTCTGAGTGGACATGAGAGAGTGCAATTCACAATTAACCACTGATCAGCACAACAGACAAGACTTGAGGACcacaaggaaacaaacaaaagaaacttgTACTGaacaaggaaacaaacaaaagacaaactGCCGTTGTTAGTATACACAAGGAGGACCACACAAGCACTTAGCAGTTTTATTATTGCTTTGACTTTTTAGAAACTTACTCTTCCATCATTTTTCTTCTTATTCTCTGTCTGTTTATGTATATTGGTGTGTTTATGAGTTTTATGTAAAGCACTTTCAACTACCTTGGATGTTGAGTaacgtgctgtactgtatgtgtgacttcCATTGCCTTGCAGTTTGCTTTTTTGACCACTCGAGGGCGGTGAAGTGTCATGTTTTCACAAAGTTGACTTTGATGAAGTAGCAGTCGTTTTCATTTTTATGTGGAGAATGTCAAAGAGTACACATTCCCAATTTTATTCGGCTACATTCTTCTCATACCTTTATCAGATATTCATTTGCCCTAAATCATTTTTTCACAGTacagacagtttgtgtgtgtgtgtatgtgtgtgtgtgtgtgtgtgtgtgtgtgtgtgtgtgtgtgtgtgtgtgtgtgtgtgtgtgtgtgtgtgtgtgtgtgtgtgtgtgtctgtgtctgtgtctgtgtctgtgtgtgtgtatttgttagtaTTGCTGTGGTGCATTTTGTTTGTTCAGATGTTTGTACTGTTCATTTTATTAGCGTCCCTCGGGGTGTGTCCTCCTCCCAACATTCCAGATGTGCCTTTTTAGTATTAGGCCAGAGCACAGGGATTGTTTCCACATAGATAGAAAAAGAAATAGACAcattggatagatagatagatagatagatagatagatagatagatagatagatagatagatagatagatagatagatagatagaacgatagaacgatagaacgatagatagatagatagatagatagatagatagatagatagatagatagatagatagaacgatagatagatagatagatagatagatagatagatagatagatagatagatagatagatagatagatagatagatagattcattcattgattcattgattcattggtTGATTCATTGGTTGattcattcattgattgattcattcattgattgattTGGGGGGGTTTAGGGGATATGTCAATATGAATGGACTACCATCTCCACCTCTAACCctctactgtatgtttgtgcCTCTATAGATGACGCAGCGTATGCGCACACTGAAGCGCCAGCTGaacgaggtggaggaggaggcgagcCGGCGGGAGGTGCAACAGAGGAGCGTCCAGAGAGAactggcagaggagagggagaccagCCAGAGGCTCCAGAGACAGCTGCTGGACCAGCACCTACAGCTCAAGTCAGTTGTCGCCCAGTATACTGGATACCTGTaataataatagtgtgtgtgtgtgtgtgtgtgtgtgtgtgtgtgtgtgtgtgtgtgtgtgtgtgtgtgtgtgtgtgtgtgtgtgtgtgtgtgtgtgtgtgtgtgtgtgtgtgtgtgtgtgtgtgtgtgtgtgtgtgtgtgtactgtgtgtgcgtgcgtgcgtatgtgtgtgtgtgtgtgtgtgagaggtagacCAGTCAGAGACTACAGAGGCAGCTGCTCGACCAACACCTACACCTCAAGTCAACTAGATACccgtactgcagtgtgtgtgtgtgtgtgtgtgtgtgtgtgtgtgtgtgtgtgtgtgtgtgtgtgtgtgtgtgtgtgcttgtgtgtgtgtgtgtgtgtgtgtgtgtgtgtgtgtgtgtgtgtgtgtgtgtgtgtgtgtgtgtgtgtgtttgtgtttaagaaAGTGCTCCACAGGATTGGCTAGTTGACATGGCTTTGCTCAGTAATTTACATTAGCTGTTGTTTGATGACTCAGAGCAGAGATAGCCCTTGTGATGTGGCTTGACTCTGTGATCTGGatgactcatctctctctctctctctctctctctctctttctctctctctctctctctctctctctctctctctctctctctctctctctctctctctctctctgcaggagaaAGGAGTCTCTGATGATGAAGCAGACTCTGGGTAGTTTAAAACTGGACCTGAGtgtggatgatgaggatgaggatgaggctcCTGCAAGCACAGCCAACTAAAGTaaagaggaaaagaagacagAGGAACAGCGTGAAGCACGCCATGACAGAATCGTGCTCACAATGGGGACCATTCGTGCCTaacacacaaaacaacagcaacatgATACGTCCTTGGGACACTCTATGCCCGAGGACCTGACATCTTCGATGGAAAATATTTATATTTCTTTTATAATTGTTTGGTTTACAAGGTATCAAGCGTCCTTTGACACATGAAACAATACAAGTGGTACATATTATTTCTGTTGTTGGTTTCAGTTAAAATAAGAAATGTTCAGCAGCTGTGCTTCGTATAAATGTCAAAGTAGCAACGTTTTTATGAAAGCAGCAACATTTTTATAAGGAATTAaacatgaaaaacaatattttatgATGAACAAATCACCAGCCTGAATTACAGAACTTTCATGAAGGACAGAACCTGAAATTAGCACACCAATATTTTTTCAGTTGTTAACTTTAGCTTTATACTTAATACATGAAACTACGTAATAGaaataatcaaaacaaaacaaaacaaaaactcacTTCCAATATGTTTTTCTCAAGTCTTTGAATATGTTGACCATATTTTTGTTGAGGATATTCTTTTATTGAATGCTCCTGCCTTTCTGTGTTGGCCTAGCTATGATGTTGAGCGTAACAATATTAAGGCAACACTACTTACTGTATTTGAATTCTACGTATTCACCGACATATGAATGCTGGGGTTTGTGGTGCCGATCCTTAATTGTAATGAGGGATGTCTTCCAGACAAGAGTGCATGCTATaatgttggatggatggatgattttTAACGTTTCTAACTGTTTTACCAAAGTTTGTCATTTTATGTATATACTGTTATGAGGGTTATATATGTTGTTGTCTGTGTAAAAATGCAAGTGTTTGAATGTGAAAGGAATAGTGAATACTTAGAGAAATATGTTATATTGGTTT carries:
- the LOC134458331 gene encoding cingulin isoform X4, which produces MSDRVGGFESPPPRVFNSPYSVDFNPIHRMSEYKVQDRLSPVTTDYNIFGLNGRSTSPVTYNTLPAPRARYTPAFDTISRRRERETPTNNVPLRLGMPNKRDYIEELTKQLDEIQRRNQFLEAESIEMEKERNQIRFEMRGLLVKNEDLVVNNAQLQAEMKKMRERAVELESDHNVMAERFRQMEGELREAREVMVEANTQEYAFNFLQQSLKNKIQDAEEALEKQTQHAQSVSEKLWLAERRLEELEVDQESTGKKNSALNSSVQRLEAELAEALQSSTQSSAELSLQQKLRAEAQLRVEELEESLLEKNQEMLRLQQIVSRLQGEVSGKLIDKEQTLEEEIQLRERIQLQCKQAERHLEDVQMELHTAKQAKEDLAKQLKGTQERLIDLESDLEEMHDSEQRWAAKHKRALEQTEQLQLKLIQEKDQTDQLDCEKTILERQVKSLRSELDELQNSKVQDDVISRVEGRVKDLENTLRAEERSKSVMANTINKQERRINELTDQLEEESRIATEQRDLMTQRMRTLKRQLNEVEEEASRREVQQRSVQRELAEERETSQRLQRQLLDQHLQLKRKESLMMKQTLGSLKLDLSVDDEDEDEAPASTAN